The genomic stretch TCAAAGACAACATCCGAGGCCTTTGCAAGCGTAGAATCAGGACTGCCGGTTAATGAAATGATTTTGATATCAAGCCGTTTTAATATCGGCAGTATTTTTATGATTTCGTCAGTCTCGCCGCTGTTTGAAAGAGCCAGAACAACATCCCCCTTTGTGACCATGCCTATGTCGCCGTGGACACCTTCCGCAGGATGAAGAAATAATGCGGGAGTCCCTGTAGAGGCAAACGTGGCGGCTATTTTCTTGCCGATAAGCCCGGATTTCCCCATGCCTGTGACAACTACCCTGCCCCTGCATGAATAAATTATGTCAATTGCCGTTAAAAGATTGTCACCCACTCTCTCGACAAGCGACTTTATCGCCTCAGCCTCCACCATTAAAACCTTTTTAGCCAGTTCAATTAACATATAATTTACCTCTTGCCTTTGTTTTATAACACACCCCTTAATCCCCTCTTTTTAGAGAGGAATTTAAAACGATTCCGGACAAGCCGGAATGACAACTAATGGAACACACATCCAAAAGGCATATGTGCCCATAAAATTTTAAGGGCAACACCTTAGCGTCATGCTGCCTTTTACAAATAGTTTAAAGCAATAACTTAAAACTTTTTGCAGCATGACAGATAATAATCATCGTTGCTTTCTTAAAGTTTTACGGGCATATACGCCTTTGCAGAGTGCATTTGTTATTTTCTTACAATACAATTTATTTCCATCAGCTCCCTGATTAACGGAGAAAGCTCATTAACATTTAACATATTCGGACCGTCGCAAAGGGCTTTATCCGGACATTCATGTACCTCCATGAATACTGCATCACAGCCGGCGGAAACTGCCGCCCTTGCAAGAGGCGCAATAAACTCTCTCTGCCCGCCCGAACTGGCTCCCAGTCCCCCTGGAAGCTGAACGCTGTGAGTGGCATCATAAACAACCGGAAAACCAAAACCCCGCATAACAGGTATGGCGCGCATATCCACCACAAGATTGTTATACCCGAATGACACGCCTCTTTCAGTAATAAGAATTTTATCACTGCCTGCCGACTGTATTTTATGAATGATATTTTTAACATCCCACGGCGCAAGAAACTGCCCCTTTTTAATGTTTACGGGCTTGCCTGTTTTTGCTGCGGCAAGGATTAAATCCGTCTGCCTGCACAAAAAAGCAGGTATCTGAACGGCGTCAAGAACCTCTCCTGCATAAGATATTTCGCCTGCGGAGTGAACATCTGAAATAACGGGCAGGCCCGTTATTTTCCTTACCTTCTCAAGAATCCTCAGCCCTTTTTTAAGTCCGGGTCCCCTGTAAGATTTAATAGAGGTCCTGTTGGCCTTGTCATAGGAACTTTTAAAGACAACAGACAGGTTCAGATTATCTGATAATTTTTTAAGTTTCTCAGCGATCTTTAATGTTACTTTTTCAGACTCAATAACGCAGGGGCCGGCAATAAAGGCAAGTGATTTACCGCCGCCGATAACAACATTCCCTATTTTTACTTTCTTCGGATTCATTATTCAGATTAGTTTTACCTCTTTTTCCAAATACCGTTCATATTCAAAGGCTTCCATTAACCTATTAAGCTCTGCGCTGTTTTTAAGCTTAATCACCGCAATCCACCCCTCGCCGTACGGGTCATCATTTATCATCTCAGGCGTCTCGGCCAATTCTTCATTAACCTCTATCACTGTTCCGCTTACAGGGCTTGTGACAACCATGGAAGTCCTTGCTGATTCAATTTCGGCAAACTCAGCATTTGCCTCAACATCTGTTTCAACATCAGGCAAATCAATATATAAAACATTTCCAAGTGACATCTGGCCATAATGTGTTATTCCAATTACAGCCTTTTTCCCGCTAACCCTGACCCACATATGTTCCCTATGATACTTAAGATCATCCGGACACATCTGCCGCTCCATTCACAAAAAATATCATTAAACTTGTCCCAGAAAATATAAGTTTATACCATATCATGCAACATTTGGCAATTATGACAAAGTTTTCCTGAAATTATTCATCCGTTATTTCAATAAGTTATCAATCATTTTTCTTGAATCCTTATTCAGCCAGTCTCTCCCTCCCATAAATTTTTGTCTGATGGTCCCGTCGCGGCCGATAAAAAAAGATGTCGGCAGCGCGTAAACGCCGTAACTCTCCGCTGTCTTCCCGTCATCCATCAGGATTACAAAATCCATAGGTGTTTTTTTAAGGTAATCTTTCACCCTATTTGCAGATTTGTCCGTAGCGACAGCCGCAATGATAAGCCCTTTGCCTTTATATTCTTTATTAAGCGCGATTAGGGCAGGCCTTTCCTCCCTGCAGTACGGACACCACGTCGCCCAGAAATTAAGCAGTACGGGCTTGCCCTTAAAAGAAGAAAGCGGCACATCTTTTCCCGCCAGGTCTTTGAGCGTAAAGTCAGGGGCTTTTTTGCCTGAAAGCTTGTCTATCGCATAAGGCGTAATTTGTTCTGCATGCGCAAAACTGATTGATGACATGGCAAATGCAAGTGTTAGAATCAACATCCAGAGTTTTTTCATTTTCTGCTTCTCCTTTAACTTTTAGCGCAGGCTAAAGCCTGCGGCTACCTAACTTTTAACCTGCCCAAAAACCGGCAGGCAAGCTCTTATCTGTTCACTGTTAACGGTCAACTGTTAACTGCCTTTAAAGTGCCGGCGGTGGGAGTTGAACCCACACGGGCTTGCGCCCACCGGATTTTGAGTCCGGCGCGTCTGCCAATTTCACCACGCCGGCAAACACAGACAATAATACCCCCGCAGTCCCAATGTTTCGGGACGGGGTATCTAAAATCTCCCCTCCCCTGGCGGGAGGGGATGAAGGGGAGGGGGAAAGAATTTTTATAACCACCCCCACCCTAACCCTCCCCCGTCAAGGGGGAGGGAAGTAAGTTGATAATTTTGCAATGATAAATTTAAAATTTCCTCTCTGCGTCTTCTGTGGTCTAAAATTTATCCTTTATGCATTTTTATAAAGCTGCCTATGGAACGGTCGTATGTCTTTTCCGCATCTTTGCTGAAAAAACACGCCGGAAGCTCGCCGCTGCCCCTGTGATAGTGCAGGCATTCACAGCACTTTAATTTCCTGATGCAGGAGATGTAAGTACAGTTGCAAAAGGCTTTATTTTTTTCCATTCGGCATTCCATCTTTATTTCTCCGGGATAATAATTTAAAATGGTGTATTTCATAGAATAATAGACAGCCGATTAATAATCAAGTGTGTAATAATTTAACTCATGAAAATTAATCTAAAACAACTGCAGGAAAAAGAAATGCATGCATTTATTGAACGCCTCGGGCAAAGTCCTTTCAGGGCAAGACAGGTTATCAACTGGATATATAAAAAGTCTGCGGCATCTTTTGACGAAATGACCGACCTGCCTGTGACTCTGCGTGAGGAGCTGAAAAAAACAGCATATATCAGCAATGTTAATCTGCTGAAAAAACAGGTCTCCAAAGACGGCACGCAAAAGTTTCTCTTTGAGCTGGAAGACGGTAAAACAATTGAAAGCGTTCTTATTCCGGATAAAAACCGGCATACATTATGCATTTCATCTCAGGTGGGCTGTGCAATGGAATGCAAATTTTGCATGACAGGCAGGCTGGGGCTTAAAAGGAACCTCATGGCTTATGAAATGGTTGATCAGGTAATAGCTGTAAGCAGAATCATAGCTGGGGGGACTTTGAAAACTACAAGAATCACCAACATAGTTTTTATGGGTATGGGCGAGCCTTTAAATAATTTTGATGAAGTTATAGACGCTCTCCGGAGGCTGACCGGCATCATGGATTTCTCCGGACAAAAGATTACCATTTCAACGGCAGGCATAGTTCCAAAGATCTCCGCCCTGGCCCAAAAAGGTCCAGGCGTAAATCTCGCTGTCTCCTTAAACGCCTCAACCGATGAGATAAGGAGCAAAATCATGCCTGTCAATAAGCGCTATCCGATTAAAGAGCTTATAACCGCCTGCAAACGTTTTCCGCTGGCTCCGAGGAAGCGGATAACATTTGAATATGTCCTCTTAAAAGGCATAAATGATTCAAAGGAAGACGCTGTAAGGCTTATAAAACTGCTTAGGGGAATAAAATCAAAGGTGAATTTAATACCGTACAATTCGGCGCCTTCCATCATGCCGCTTCAGGACAAAAAACCTGTTGAGGGGCAGGTTTTGTTCTTTCAGAAAATATTAACTGATGCAGGGATAACAGCGATAATCAGAAAAAGCAAAGGACAGGATATCCTTGCCGCCTGCGGTCAGTTGCAGGGATCTAACATCTGAGAATTTATTTTAAATTTAACATTGCAAATTTGCATTTTGAAATGATAATTGATAATTTTGCAATGAAAAATAACCGTCACTGCAGGAGGTTATTAATCGTCTTTATAAGTTCCTGCGTCTGGATGGGTTTTGTGATATAGGCATTGGCTCCGATAGCCATGGCCCTTTTTCTGTCTTCTTCAGCGCCTTCGGTTGTAATGATAATAATAGGCGTATTCTTGTACTTCTGGTCGCCCCTGAGAATACTCACCAGCTTCAGCCCATCCATCAAAGGCATATTAATATCCACAAGGATTAAATCAAACGTGTCGGTTGACAGTTTCTTTAGGGCGTCCAGACCATCTGTTGCCTCTATGACATTAGAGTCTGTCAGCCTTTTCAGGACAAACGAAATTAACTGCCTCGTTGTAGGCGAATCATCAACAACCATGATGTTATTTATTATCTTTACCATTTACCCAGTTAGTAAGCCCCGTCCCTTCCAACGCGGCTTACCCTGCCTGCTATTCCTGTCCTTTGAATCTCTTTAAAATTTCCGCGGGTATTTGCTGAAGCGACGCAATCATATCAGCGGCTCCGGCCGATATAACCTCATGGGGCATCCCGAATATGACGGCGCTTTCCTCTGACTCGGCTATTGTAAAGCCTCCCCTTCTTTTGATTTCTTTCATCCCGGCCTTCCCGTCGCTGCCCATTCCTGTAAGGACTACGCCGATTGTCTTTGGCCCAAAAATTTCTGCCGCGCTCTTCATCATCAGATCAATTGACGGGATATATATATCATCCTCAGTGGAATCCTTAATGGTCACAACAGTTTCACCTTTTGTCCTGTTAAGCATTATATGATGACCGCCCGGACAGATGAGCGCCTTGCCGGCTTCAACAGCCTCGCCGTGCTCCGCCTCTTTAACAGTAAGGGCGCTTACCTTATTCATCCTGCTGGCAAATTGCCTCGTAAACCCATACGGCATATGCTGGCTGATGAGTATGGGCGATGGAAAATTCCCCGGAAGCATGGAGAGCACTACCTGAAGCGCGGCCGGACCTCCAGTTGAAGCGCCCATAGTAACTATCTTTATATCTTTGTCTTCAAACCTCTCGTAACTTTTCGGCATAACCGCATCTTTATACCCGACCCATGAGATATTTTTCCTGAGTTTATCCATATTCAAAGAGGTAATGCTCAGGACCTTTCTTAACAGGTCTCCCTCTATTGCTTCAAGCTCTTTTGAAGCGCTTTTGGTCGGCTTAACGATAAAATCCACTGCGCCTAATTCCAATGCTTTAAAGACAGTAGATTTTTCTCCGTGGGAACTGACAATGATGACAGGCATGGGATTTTCTTCCATCAGCCATCTGAGGAGCGTAAAACCATCAACCCTCGGCATTTCAAGATCAAGCGTGATGACATCAGGTTTTAATTTCATGACTTTTTTCATCCCGTCATAACCGTCAACCGCAACGCCCGCTACTTCTATGGCCGGCGACTTCTCAAGCATCCTCTTTATTGTCTGCCGGTTAAACGCCGAGTCGTCAATAATCAAAACTCTGATTGGTTTTTGTCCTGTTCCGGTCATAATTTATAATCCCTGCCTCTCAGGTTTTTGATACACCATATCGTTACTAAAATGCTTTAAAGAAAAAGCTGTAGAAAGCTTTATAAGCGACTCTGTATGTCCCAGCACCATATAACCTCCGTATACAAGGCTGTTATAGAAATTTTCTATAACCTTCTTTCTTGCCGCGTCATCAAAATATATTAAAACATTACGGCAAAAAATTAAATCCATTTTCCCGACCAGACGCACCTTGAAAGGGTCAAACAGGTTCACATAGTTAAAGACAACGAGTTTTCTGACGCTGTCGGATATGCTGTAAGTATCATCAGCTTCGTTATGAAAATATTTTTTTATAAAATAATATTCCGTGCTCCTGAATGAATTCTTTTTGTAAATTCCGCGCCGCGCAACCTGAAGCGCCCTCTGGCTTATATCACTGCCCACTATCCTGATATCCCACCCGTCAAAGCCTCCTTTCTCAAGCAGCAGCATGGCAAAAGTATAAGGCTCCTCTCCGGTAGCGCAGCCGGCAGACCATATACTTATCTTTTTTTTGTCCTTATTTTTCTCCTTAAGTTCAGGGATTATTTCATCTATGAACGCCTTTAACTGGGACTCTCCCCTGAAAAAATAAGTCTCGTTTACCGTTAAAATGTCCATAATGTTTTGAATCTCATCGTCCCGTTTCTGGTCATACATAAGGAAACGGTAATATTCCCTGAAGTCTTCCAGACGAAGGACCTTTAAACGCCTGTTCAGCCTCCGCTCTACCAGAAAGAGCGATTTTTCATTAAAAAAAATACCGCAGTATTCCCTGATAAAATCACTTATCAGGCGGAAGACATCCAGATGCAGAGGTATAATTTCTTCTTCAAATTGCAAGATATCTCTCCGCAGTTTCCCTTACCTGATAATCTTCGTCAAGTTCAGCGGTATCTTTTAAATATTTTTCGCTCTCGGATTTAAAAAATTTGCCGAGGACGTCAACGGCCTTCTTTCTCACCGACCATGCGTTATCCTTTAAAAGCGGGATGAGGTCGCGGAAAATTCCGTCAAATATGGACAATGACTCAATAGCCGTGGCCCTTATCTCGGCGTCCTTGTCTTTTAAAAGTCTGCGCAGTACCTCCTTAACCTTTTTCTCCTTAAAATTACCCAGTTCCTTAATTGCAGCGGCCTTCACAAACCCTGATGTGTCCGACAGGAGATTTATCAGCGGCTCTACGGCTTTCTTGTTTCTGGTACTGCCCAGTCCCTTGGCTGCAGCGACCCTGACAAATACATTCGTATCATTAAGAAGAAATATAAGAGGCTCTACAACTTCTTCGGAATCAATCATGCTGATAGCCATGGCGGCAGACTTGCGGACCTCCGGAGATTCATCCGACAAGGCCGGCATCAGATACTTTATTGACTCCGGTGTATCTATCCGGCTGAGCGCATCAACAACCGCCGTCCGGACCCTGACATCACTGTCTCTAAGCGCGGCGCCGAGCGTCTCTATTGCCTTTTTAGCGCCGATGAGGCCGAGAAGCACTGCAGAACTTTTTCTTACCACAGGGTTTTTATCGGAAAGAGATGCTGTTATTTCATCTGTGTCCAGCCACTTCTCTAATCTTAAAAGGGCTTTAAGCGCTGCCTCCTGCACATCTTCATAGCGGTCAAACATCAGCGGTTTTATGTGCTTAACCGTCTCCGGATTATCCAGCGTTGAAAGCGCAATAGCCGCACTACTCCTTACATGCCCGTCTTCATCTTTAAGCAGGCTGATGAGGTGGTCCTGAAACGCCGCGGAAGCAGCCTTCGCCGCTATGCCGCATATGACCCTTCGCTGGTACAGGTCTTTTGAATTGAAAAAAGGGATAAGAAAGTCCGGTGAAGCCTTGCTTATGGACACAAGCGTCTTTATGATTATTTCACTTGGTTCCTCTTCAATAGCCATTTCAAGAAGCGCCGGAAGGACCGATTTATCCCTGAGAAGTCCAAGCAGTACGGTTGAGGCAATCATTACATCGGTCTTTTCGCTTTTGGCATGATGCGCCAGTAAACTAACGGCTTCGCTTCCATGTATTTTGTTAATAGTCTTAATTATGATGTCTTCGGAAATTCCTCTTTCATAAAATTGTTTGATTGCTATGATAGTCTCTTCCTGAACAGTTTTTAACCCATCTTTTAAAAACGGGGCTATCTTTGTCAGCGATTCAGGGTCGGCAATCTGCCCCAAGGCCTTGATGACAGGTTTTCTCAGGTCTTTTCTGTGCAAGGCCGAAACAAGCGCATCAACCGCCCTTGCATCGCCGATCTTGCCCAGTCCGTCAACGGCATGATATGCGAGCCATGTATTGACGCCCTTCATGATGGGAATAAGGCTGGTTACGGCGGATTTATCGCGAAAATCACAGAGATACTCTATGGCTGATGAACGGACGTTATCATCTTTATCTTCAATCGCCTTTAATAAAACCGGAAGCGCCTTTGGGTCTTTTGTGCGTCCGACAATATCAATAACAAATTTTCTGACATCGGGGTTGGGGGTGTTATAGGCCTTTTTTAGATGACCGGTGACAGTGTGCCCTAATGAAATCAGCGCTTCAAGCGCAGAATTTCTTGCATTGGCATTGTTTTCACGCTTAAGCGTGGATATGAGTCCTTTTATTACCGCATTGCTTTTGATCGCAAGCAGCAGCTCAACAGCAGTTTTTCTTATTCGCCAGTTGTCGTCTTCAAGGCTTTTTATAAGAAGGGCGATTGCCAAGGTCCTGTTTTTAAGCTTAATCAATTGCCTGACGGCGTCAAGCCTGACTTCAACGTCATCGCTCTTCATCAGGGAATTAAATTTACTCTGGAATACGGCCGCCGCCTTTTTTTCATCAGCCAATTTAATTGCCCCCTTTTTTGTCTTTAACAGGATTCCCTGACAAACTGCCTAAAAGCATTATTTCTTCGGGAGTAAGCAGATTGTCAATATTCAAAATAATTATCAGTCTGTCGCCTGACTTCCCGATGCCGCTGAGATATTCAGGTTTCAGCCCTTTAAAAATAGCCGGCGGGGATGATATCTCTTTTTTGTCAATATGGAGAATCTGCCTGACTGCATCAACCAGCAGTCCGATTTTTTCCCCGCGTATCATTACGATTAAGATCCTTTCCTCCTGAGGCGAGGGTTCAACATTAAGGCGTTTTCTCATATCCAGCAAGGGGATTACAGCGCCTCTCAGGTTGATAACGCCGGTGATAAAACTCGGGGTATTGGGAAGCGGGGTTGTCTTCAGCGGCCTTGCAATCTCAAATACCTTGTCAAGATCAACGCCGAATTCTTCTCCCGCTATGGCAAAAATAGCGTACTTACTCAAATTTAAGCCCTTCTATGGTTTTCCTGAAGGCCTGAGCCTCATGCTCCATCTTCTTAAAAGAAGCGCTCATATGCTGAATAGCGGTAGCAGTATTGTAGCAAATTGTTTTAATCATATCTACTTTCTGAATAAGGTCCAGGCTGACTTTGCCATGCTCGGATAAAGTGCTGACTATGCCTTTGACGCTGTCGTTTGCGGCATCAAAGCTCTTGGTCAGCATACGCGCCCCAAAAGATTGATCCTGAAGGTTTCTCTTTATAAATTCAGACAGGTCTTTAAGCTTCTCCGCAACAGTGGTAATCTGGTCTGATTCCTGCACCTGCATGTGAGCGGCTCTTAAGATATATCCTATTGTCACCTGCATTAATTCAATATAAGTGGTTATCTGAGTTATTGCGCCGACCTGTTCGCCTGTAGCCTTCTGAATTACATGCGCCATCTCATCAGAATGCTTTGCAGTATCAATCACTCCCCTGAAGGCCTCGCCTGTTTTTACGATAAGTGCAATACCCTTTTCAACTACCTGTGCGCTTTTTTCCGAAACAGTAATGGTTGAGGCTATTTCATCCCTGAACATATTAATGATATCCGTAATTTCTTTTGTAGAGGCGACCGTCCTGTCAGAGAGCGTTTTTATTTCTTCGGCAATAACTGAAAATCCCTTGCCATACTCTCCGGCCTGCTCGGCCAGAATCGCCGCATTTAAACTTAACAGGTTTGTTTGTTTTGTTACATTCGCAATAACTGAGAGAACTTTCTCTATATTTTTGGACTTTACGCCGAGTCTTGTTGCAAACTCAAAGTTTTTTGCAACTGCATTTGCTATCTCCTCCATACCCTCCATGGCATTAACAACGCTTAACATGCCCTCATCAGAGGCTATTCCCCTCACCTTACTCGTCAGATTGACAGATTGCCTGGAACTCTTTTCTATCGCCTTAAGATTCTCCGATATCTCCATAACCGATACTATTGCCTCATCAGTAGAGGTAGAAAGGCTTTCACCCCTTTTAAATGTTTCTTTTGCAGCAACCGTAATGCTGCTCATTAGAGAATAAATTTCATTCAGCGATTTGGAAAATTGATCAAGATTCTCCTCAACTTCCTCAATAGTAGAACTAATCTGAGCAAAGACAGTCATATTCCCTTCAAGAAACTTTGTGAAATCATTTGTGTTGTTAAGAATTTTTACTTGCAGTTTCTCGCAGTTTCTTAATGATACCGCCACCTCCTCTGTTGAAGCAAACTGGTTGTTCGTGTCTTCTGTGATTTTATCCGTGTGCGGCTTTATTTTTTCAATTGTAACCGCAATGTCATTTGACGAGGCATATAACTTACGGATAATGCTTCTGAAATAAATTATCAGGGTATTAAAATTTTTTACCAAGGTCCCGATCACGGGCGACACGGGAGGCTTTATGTCAATCATCAGGTTTCCTGCGGCAGCCTTGCTTATCGCTGTATTAAAGTCCGATACCGGCATGCTCAAAAACCTGACAAAAAACAGCAGTGAGCCGGCAAAGGTCAGGATTAAGCATATTACTTCACTCCCAATAAAATAAAACAATAATTTGTTAAATTCCGGGCCGGCAATGGTATCTTTCATCAGTAAAACGGAAA from Nitrospirota bacterium encodes the following:
- the rlmN gene encoding 23S rRNA (adenine(2503)-C(2))-methyltransferase RlmN codes for the protein MKINLKQLQEKEMHAFIERLGQSPFRARQVINWIYKKSAASFDEMTDLPVTLREELKKTAYISNVNLLKKQVSKDGTQKFLFELEDGKTIESVLIPDKNRHTLCISSQVGCAMECKFCMTGRLGLKRNLMAYEMVDQVIAVSRIIAGGTLKTTRITNIVFMGMGEPLNNFDEVIDALRRLTGIMDFSGQKITISTAGIVPKISALAQKGPGVNLAVSLNASTDEIRSKIMPVNKRYPIKELITACKRFPLAPRKRITFEYVLLKGINDSKEDAVRLIKLLRGIKSKVNLIPYNSAPSIMPLQDKKPVEGQVLFFQKILTDAGITAIIRKSKGQDILAACGQLQGSNI
- the kdsA gene encoding 3-deoxy-8-phosphooctulonate synthase, whose product is MNPKKVKIGNVVIGGGKSLAFIAGPCVIESEKVTLKIAEKLKKLSDNLNLSVVFKSSYDKANRTSIKSYRGPGLKKGLRILEKVRKITGLPVISDVHSAGEISYAGEVLDAVQIPAFLCRQTDLILAAAKTGKPVNIKKGQFLAPWDVKNIIHKIQSAGSDKILITERGVSFGYNNLVVDMRAIPVMRGFGFPVVYDATHSVQLPGGLGASSGGQREFIAPLARAAVSAGCDAVFMEVHECPDKALCDGPNMLNVNELSPLIRELMEINCIVRK
- a CDS encoding protein-glutamate O-methyltransferase CheR, whose protein sequence is MLQFEEEIIPLHLDVFRLISDFIREYCGIFFNEKSLFLVERRLNRRLKVLRLEDFREYYRFLMYDQKRDDEIQNIMDILTVNETYFFRGESQLKAFIDEIIPELKEKNKDKKKISIWSAGCATGEEPYTFAMLLLEKGGFDGWDIRIVGSDISQRALQVARRGIYKKNSFRSTEYYFIKKYFHNEADDTYSISDSVRKLVVFNYVNLFDPFKVRLVGKMDLIFCRNVLIYFDDAARKKVIENFYNSLVYGGYMVLGHTESLIKLSTAFSLKHFSNDMVYQKPERQGL
- a CDS encoding chemotaxis protein CheW — translated: MSKYAIFAIAGEEFGVDLDKVFEIARPLKTTPLPNTPSFITGVINLRGAVIPLLDMRKRLNVEPSPQEERILIVMIRGEKIGLLVDAVRQILHIDKKEISSPPAIFKGLKPEYLSGIGKSGDRLIIILNIDNLLTPEEIMLLGSLSGNPVKDKKGGN
- a CDS encoding response regulator, encoding MVKIINNIMVVDDSPTTRQLISFVLKRLTDSNVIEATDGLDALKKLSTDTFDLILVDINMPLMDGLKLVSILRGDQKYKNTPIIIITTEGAEEDRKRAMAIGANAYITKPIQTQELIKTINNLLQ
- a CDS encoding chemotaxis response regulator protein-glutamate methylesterase, which gives rise to MTGTGQKPIRVLIIDDSAFNRQTIKRMLEKSPAIEVAGVAVDGYDGMKKVMKLKPDVITLDLEMPRVDGFTLLRWLMEENPMPVIIVSSHGEKSTVFKALELGAVDFIVKPTKSASKELEAIEGDLLRKVLSITSLNMDKLRKNISWVGYKDAVMPKSYERFEDKDIKIVTMGASTGGPAALQVVLSMLPGNFPSPILISQHMPYGFTRQFASRMNKVSALTVKEAEHGEAVEAGKALICPGGHHIMLNRTKGETVVTIKDSTEDDIYIPSIDLMMKSAAEIFGPKTIGVVLTGMGSDGKAGMKEIKRRGGFTIAESEESAVIFGMPHEVISAGAADMIASLQQIPAEILKRFKGQE
- a CDS encoding TlpA family protein disulfide reductase, encoding MKKLWMLILTLAFAMSSISFAHAEQITPYAIDKLSGKKAPDFTLKDLAGKDVPLSSFKGKPVLLNFWATWCPYCREERPALIALNKEYKGKGLIIAAVATDKSANRVKDYLKKTPMDFVILMDDGKTAESYGVYALPTSFFIGRDGTIRQKFMGGRDWLNKDSRKMIDNLLK
- the gcvH gene encoding glycine cleavage system protein GcvH, with translation MCPDDLKYHREHMWVRVSGKKAVIGITHYGQMSLGNVLYIDLPDVETDVEANAEFAEIESARTSMVVTSPVSGTVIEVNEELAETPEMINDDPYGEGWIAVIKLKNSAELNRLMEAFEYERYLEKEVKLI
- a CDS encoding HEAT repeat domain-containing protein — translated: MADEKKAAAVFQSKFNSLMKSDDVEVRLDAVRQLIKLKNRTLAIALLIKSLEDDNWRIRKTAVELLLAIKSNAVIKGLISTLKRENNANARNSALEALISLGHTVTGHLKKAYNTPNPDVRKFVIDIVGRTKDPKALPVLLKAIEDKDDNVRSSAIEYLCDFRDKSAVTSLIPIMKGVNTWLAYHAVDGLGKIGDARAVDALVSALHRKDLRKPVIKALGQIADPESLTKIAPFLKDGLKTVQEETIIAIKQFYERGISEDIIIKTINKIHGSEAVSLLAHHAKSEKTDVMIASTVLLGLLRDKSVLPALLEMAIEEEPSEIIIKTLVSISKASPDFLIPFFNSKDLYQRRVICGIAAKAASAAFQDHLISLLKDEDGHVRSSAAIALSTLDNPETVKHIKPLMFDRYEDVQEAALKALLRLEKWLDTDEITASLSDKNPVVRKSSAVLLGLIGAKKAIETLGAALRDSDVRVRTAVVDALSRIDTPESIKYLMPALSDESPEVRKSAAMAISMIDSEEVVEPLIFLLNDTNVFVRVAAAKGLGSTRNKKAVEPLINLLSDTSGFVKAAAIKELGNFKEKKVKEVLRRLLKDKDAEIRATAIESLSIFDGIFRDLIPLLKDNAWSVRKKAVDVLGKFFKSESEKYLKDTAELDEDYQVRETAERYLAI